From Rhododendron vialii isolate Sample 1 chromosome 7a, ASM3025357v1:
ATTGGCCATCCTTATATCTAACACGGAAATCTTATGAACCTCCTTCACTGGGAAAGCACCAGGACCCATATCCTCACAACTTCCATAGTTCTCCACAAACATCTGCAAAGACCCAATCTTGACTGTTAAACCGTCTGGATGATTAAATCCACCGTGCAAGCACTTGACCAACATTGTAGGTGGGACCCCAGCAAAGCCCCTCTCCTCCCCAAAAATCAAGCGATGGCCTTTCTTTGGATGATCTATAATGTAGGCAGCAACTTCCCTCAATGCACCTTGCCCAACCTTGGTTCCCTTCTTTAACCCTTCACCATTCACTGACAAGGGGAGGTCTCGTGGGTTGTTCACAGCCATAGGTTCCTCATCTATAGGCTTAAATACGGAGACATACCTTTTACCTGATGCATCCATCATAAAATATGCTCCTCCTGTTCCCTCTGCAGACCTGATTGGGTAGTTCCCTCTAGCTAACCCTTGATACGTTGACTTTACCAAATCCTCAAGAACCAAAGGCATTTCTATCTTTGAATTAACAATTACTGGTTCCAAAAAGAAATCTCTGTTCGGAGGCTTTCTAGGTACTTCAAGAGTCTTCTTAGTTTCTAAGGAATATCCACTTTCCCTTTCAACTTCATCATCTCTCTTATCATTCAATTGTGGTGCTACAATGGACAATTCATAGTTTTTGTCAATGGGTTTAGCCCTGATTTTGGCAGTTTTCCGGACAAACAAGTGAATCACAGCATCGTTGTTGTTCTTGCAGATATCAGTAATAATTCTCTGATCTTCAAGAAGCTCTCCATTGCATATGATTTCTTGATCGTCAAGATCAACTAAACCCTTCTTCTTTGTAGCAATCTGACGCTTCACATACCCCACGTCTCGACACCGTTCAACATGGAATGTGAATTCTTTCCCACAAGACGTCCTAACACTGATGACTTGGAGATCAGAGAGGCGGAGAACCAAATGCAGGACATTCCCATCCGTCACCCCATACTCCCGCACGAGGCTATCACTCCTCGCCAATTCTCTACCTCCACAAACCAACCTCTGATTCTTCACAACAAACCCTTTGTAAGTCTGGATCCGAAGCTTCACAGACTCAATCGAATCAGACTTCAAAACCCTCAATGGAATCATCGAACCCGATACAGCCACATAAATCAAGATCGCCTCGCTTGATGGCTGGTCATGCATGTAACCAGGGCAAACCGAACTCTCGTTCTGCATTGGACTAATCGCAACACTGCCCCACGAATCCTCAGCCTAAGAAATGACTTGATtgaatgttcaaccctaacctaAAAATTCTATAGAAAACCAATCGTCAAAGTCAAACCCCATATCAATCTAGCCATTATTTAAGCTACCAAGCCCTTATTAATTTGAGGCTGCTGGAACACGAATCACAATGAGGTCATTGATGGTTTGAATTGCAATTAGGGCTTGAGGTGATCTCCGAAACCCCAGAAATTAATCTGAAGCTTGGAAATCACAATGAGGTCATGAACGGTTGGATTTGCAATTAGGGTTTTGTAGTGAATTGAGGTACGACAAAAATGAGAGAATGGAAGAGAAGAAACAGAGGGGGATTCTTACCAGAAGAGCAAGAACCAAAGAGAAAGGGGATACGATGAGAAGCCAATATAGTCAGGTATTGGGGATACGCCAACGCTTTCCACGGTTTGAATTGAAGGAGTGAATTCAGAGTGTTTGTCGTTCGATTTTTCTGCTCTGGTAAAGAAGGCttccggagagagagagtagagagagagagagagaacgcgTTGGAACCGTTGGCTATTTATAGGCGTTGAACAAGTGAGTTTTACTGGGAAATTTCCTCCTTTTCGATTTAAGGACGTTATTCTTGTGCTTGCAGAATATGCTAGTCTTccttttcttcacttttttgaaCGGTTGCTatttttctagcaaaaaaatactagttttttttaaaagttgaaCCGTTCAAGGCACTTTTAAACGCGCACGATTGAGTATCATAAACAAACTTTGTTTACAGATTACTCTGTAAAGAAGCTTTTTCTAGTGTAAAAAATGTTCACCTAAAAGcaaaattaatgattgaaatttgCTTTGATGCGTAGGATCCAAACATTTAAATTATTCATGAATATAACACGGTAAATTATTCATGAAGATACATTAGCTTAATCTCGTTTTCAAAATTCAGTTCATTTACTTTCTTGTATCTAAACATTTGAATTACTAATAATGAATATACATTAGCTTGATCTCATAACCGTAGCATCATAATTTTAGGAGGTCTATTAAGGGGGGATCCTGCAACAATAATGACTTTGACATGGTTCTCCATATTCCAGGAACATTAAAGTTGAACTCAAATAAATTGGGAAAGGGAAAGATAAATCTAGTTATTCAAGCCAATTTTGGTTGGATACGGAGATGAGTCAGATGACTGACTTTCATATGTTGTTACAAATTTGGTGTCCCAATGTACACCTAAAATGTGCTATAGTGCCTCAGAATTGGTGTTTTGAGTTTAGGAGTGTATCGAAACAGGAAGGTTAGGAGTGAATCAATACCGGGTGAGGTGTAGTATTTTTGAACAGGAACCATGGCCCACAAATTGTCTCTCTTTCGACAATGACAACATAGGAATAGTAGCATAGCTGCCCAAACAAACTTCCTGATTATACCATAGAGTTGTATACCACTAAATCAACCAATTGATCAGATTGTACCGCGAATGCTGAGGTTTAGATGTAAAACACAGTGAGAAATCAtcagcaagagagagagagagagagagagagagagagagcaaacattCGAAGAACAAATGCAGTAAGGACTCCTCTACTTGGAAAGGTACCAGAAGAGTCCTCCATAATCCCCTACTCCTATCTAATCTTATTTTGCAACCAAAGGATGAATCTAGGTATCGAAATACCCAACCACTAATCACAATTCAGACCATATTGATTCAATATCTAATAGAACTAATGCTGACCCACAAGGCCACAAAGCAATCACAATAACGCAAATCGGCAAATTCTGCTTAAATCTTTGCACTAAACCCACTAGTTCAAGAATAAAAGTGgttcctcaaaaaaaaagaataaaagtgGAAAATTATCCTTCCATTCGCCGCTCTGCATTTTTTGAAGTCCAAAGATAAAATACACTGTGGCGAACCTAGGCAGTTTAAATATGAGAGTTGTGCATCGTTCACAAAGTTGGAACTATTTGCAGCACAAGATCAAGTTGCAACGAAGCAACCCTGACAGCAGACACAGTTCGAATTATTTGCAGCACGAGATTAAGTTGCAACGAAGCAACCCTGACAGCAGACACAAGCAACAACAATGCCTACTAGAGCTCCAGCAACGACCTGGGACGGAGTGTGGCCAAGAAGTTCCTTGAGCTTTCTTTGACTGATTGGATGCCCTTGGAACAAGTCCGCAACAATCATATTGAGAACCTGTGGTGATTAGCATATTCAGGAAGCAGAACAACAGACATGATTTCGTCAAACTAAATAGTAAGAGTATATGTTAGCAAGAGAAACATTAAGATAACTTCTGAACCCAGTTGAGCTAAGAAGAGGTGAAAATCACTAAAACAGACCATCACACAAGATACCAACTAGAAAGGGGGGAGGGGAAGTCAAGAACCCATATAAGCTTCAAACCATAATGCTTAACCCACACACCAACGAAGATTATCTAGCAGAAGGAATACCAAAATATCTGCACAATTGATGACAATTAACGATGTGTTTACAGGCACAGGAATAATATGGCGAATTATGGTGCATGAAAGAAGAAATTAATAGTACTGTAGATGACATCTCGAGTTATTGAATTCGGCTTATACTTGTGAAATCACGTATCCCGTCAAATATATCACAGATAAGAATCTTTTCCAATCAAGTTGCAAAAGATTTAGTATATCATAGATTATAAGCACAAACGCTTGCTTTTTTTTACACTTGTTTTCTACAGGTGTAATCACCATAAACAGAACTCTCTTCAAAATCCTTATGAATTCCTATTCTGGAAAGATAATAAACAATCTTGCACACCAGACATGCCTCTGGTACGATCTTAAGTATCTTCAGCATTGAACTCATGAAATAGGGGATGTAAGTAACCTACAATGTTCCCCCAAACCATGAgttagaaaataataaaatctacCAAGTATGCTCAAACGAAGCTATCACCTAAACCAGGTTCACCCACCCAAAAATAAATGCTTCGCCCACTTCCTACATTCCAGACTGAACACTGAAGAGGAGTTTCGGCAGCTTTTCTTCCAAGCGAATGGAAGAAGTAGGCAGGGATAGATACTTTCAGTTCATCAATATGTTTGACCCATATCTCCCAATAAGTAAGCTCTCCAATCCTATCCTGCATTTTTTGCTTAATTACTACCAGAAAATCCAGTGATGCAAGACAACCATGTGGACAATGCAGTGAGCTCAGTTTTCGGCACGAGAATTTAAATACATCCTCAAAGCCCCAAATGACCTTGGGGTGTCTTATTAACACTAAAACAGACACGTAATAACCCCTCAAAGACCATCTCCAGCAAAACAAAGGTAGGAAATCAGTAGAGAAATTCAAACTTGAAACCACGAAACAAAAGAGGTAGAAATAGCCCCCAAAACTAGCACATATAGACACTGAAAACACTGAATGCATTTGGCTATGCTCTTGCCTTGCATGAAAGGAAATATTCTGTTTCCTGAAGATTCCCCAAGTCTTACCACTTACTAAGCAATGCATGTATCCAATTAGGGCCACTAAAGGAAGGAGCGAAGCCAAGTTTCAGTGCCTGCAAGCCTGGCTCATTACCTTTATGTATTATTTGAGTCAAGACTCTTGGCTCGAGTTGACTAACTCCTTCGACCTTAAGTTCTCCAGGGCTTACCACATGAACGAATCCTTTTCACATGGCCTCTACATCATATAAGCTCCTGACAATAGTGAGGGCCAACGTGGGATGACTAAAGTATCGTAAAGATGGGGTAAACATCACAGCCGAAAATCTTTTCCGTTCATAGGAATTCCATTATGCCGCAATCCCACATCAATGAAGTAAGCACGCATCAACCTTCCCTCACTGTACCAAAATAAACGACTAGTGTATAGTGCCTTCTCGAATGATACCTAGTTCACCTTCATATCAGGAGAAGTTGCTAACAAAAACCCAATAAAGTACTTCcacataaagaaaaagaaacacctAACAGACTCCGTTATGAGTTCCATTGCAATACATGCAAAAAAATGGATCCCATTAGGACGGAAACCCAGAAGTGCCCTTATGTATTAGACAGAATTATAAATACTAAATCCAGTTTCAATCCATACATACATTAAGAGAAACAAATAGTCACACACAGTGGCGGATCCAGGAATTTCCCATAGGGGGTCACCTTTCAAACATaactttggaaaaaaaaaatttcacggTCCAATATAATGAGAAGATAAAATGTTTAAACATTCTTCATTAAgcaaaaaagttcaaatttaaaacataatgaaatttgCAGCAtaactttcattttttcattcaaaatttaagaTCCTACGAACTGaatgaattttgaagaaaagttTAATAATTGTGTGTCCAGTAATGGTATCCTTGTGATCTGAACTGTAGATATTCTAGAGCTTAGAAGAGTATTATTCATACAATGAAATACCTAGCAGGaatcaaagttttaaatctcaccaaaaataaaaaaataaagcaatcGATATACTTCTATAAAATAGAGCACTGGACAAAGAGATATTTTTGATTGAGGAAGTTAAGCACATTGAATAAGGGGTTGTTTTTCATACTTTTTGAGACTTATAAGGTGACAGATTTGATATTTTGTAAATCTCAATAGGGCACTAGTACAATTTTTGAGGGGATAAATGAACTATATCTTAAATTAATAGGGGTAAAAGTGCAAGAGTAGAAAAGTCAGGGTCAACAGGGATCCGCCCCTGGCCACACAACACAAGAGAACACCAGATTTATGTGGTGGTACTTCCGGCCAGTGCATAACAACAGTGTTGGTGATGTAAATCCAAAGTTATAAGGTTAATAATACTTGCTTGCTATATACGCAATAGCTCACATAATCTGCCCTCTCTTCATTCGATACATAGTGAAATTTAGTCCAAGCGGTGAATATACTCAACTAACCAATTGGGGAAATACTTAAAAGTAGTGCCTTTTTTGTTTGCGTTCTTGACTTAATTGTTCTTACAAACCTTATGGATGGAGGGATTttctaataaaataaaaagaaaggattagAGTTTCTTACCAAAATAgttttggagagaaaagtacaaataatggtatttttttttattgtttccttcctatggtgagatttggtgagaaagaaTTCCCCCTTCTCATGATGCCGAAGAAAAGGATCGT
This genomic window contains:
- the LOC131334556 gene encoding phosphatidylinositol 4-kinase gamma 4, whose protein sequence is MQNESSVCPGYMHDQPSSEAILIYVAVSGSMIPLRVLKSDSIESVKLRIQTYKGFVVKNQRLVCGGRELARSDSLVREYGVTDGNVLHLVLRLSDLQVISVRTSCGKEFTFHVERCRDVGYVKRQIATKKKGLVDLDDQEIICNGELLEDQRIITDICKNNNDAVIHLFVRKTAKIRAKPIDKNYELSIVAPQLNDKRDDEVERESGYSLETKKTLEVPRKPPNRDFFLEPVIVNSKIEMPLVLEDLVKSTYQGLARGNYPIRSAEGTGGAYFMMDASGKRYVSVFKPIDEEPMAVNNPRDLPLSVNGEGLKKGTKVGQGALREVAAYIIDHPKKGHRLIFGEERGFAGVPPTMLVKCLHGGFNHPDGLTVKIGSLQMFVENYGSCEDMGPGAFPVKEVHKISVLDIRMANADRHAGNILVSKGEDGRTVLIPIDHGYCLPESFEDCTFDWLYWPQARKPYTAETIEYIKSLDAEEDIALLKFYGWVLPLECARTLRISTMLLKKGAERGLTPYVIGSIMCRETLTKESVIEEIVLEALDSLLPGTSEAAFMESVSHFMDRRLDKIAK